A genomic segment from Nicotiana sylvestris chromosome 1, ASM39365v2, whole genome shotgun sequence encodes:
- the LOC138871935 gene encoding uncharacterized protein — protein sequence MAVDMNIQELLVIADSDLLVHQVHTDMIKVPLNELNETISPWPFAAWGMDVIGPIERTTSNGHRFILVDIDYFKKWVEVVSYKFVTKKVVANFVKDRIVCRFGVPESIVIDNAANLNSDLMKVMCELLNSSTRIPQPTNLR from the exons ATGGCggtcgacatgaatattcaggagctgctggtaatcgccgattcagatttgcttgtgcaccag gtacacaccgatatgataaaagtgccactgAATGAGCTCAATGAAACGATCTCACCTTGGCCTTTTGcagcctggggaatggatgtcattggtccgatcgagcgtactacttcaaatgggcataggtttattctagTGGACATTGATTACTTCAAAAAATGGGTAGAGGTCGTATCTTACAAatttgtaaccaagaaagtcgttgccaattttgtcaaagatcgtattgtttgccgattcggagttcccgagtcaaTTGTTATTGATaacgccgccaatctcaacagtgatctgatgaaagttATGTGTGAACTTTTAAattcaagcacaagaattccacagcctacaaacctcagatga
- the LOC104214089 gene encoding EPIDERMAL PATTERNING FACTOR-like protein 5: MGVLHCRHHHFQHTPSCFSFATIATLTFLLLTSVVSALRLNPTRRLSGEQQEVIERVLPQRKLSGPGSSPPTCRSKCGRCSPCKPVRVSIQPGFSFTLEYYPEAWRCKCGNNLFMP; the protein is encoded by the exons ATGGGCGTATTACACTGCCGCCATCATCATTTCCAACACACACCCTCCTGCTTCTCTTTTGCTACCATAGCCACATTAACTTTCCTTTTGCTTACCTCTGTTGTTTCAGCTCTTCGTCTCAACCCCACTCGACGACTCA GTGGTGAGCAGCAAGAGGTGATTGAGCGAGTTCTGCCTCAGAGAAAACTGAGTGGACCGGGTTCATCACCACCCACCTGCAGATCCAAGTGTGGAAGGTGTTCGCCATGTAAACCGGTTCGAGTCTCCATTCAACCCGGTTTTAGTTTCACTTTAGAGTACTACCCCGAAGCCTGGAGGTGCAAGTGTGGAAACAATCTATTCATGCCTTAA